Proteins encoded in a region of the uncultured Paludibaculum sp. genome:
- a CDS encoding ABC transporter permease, whose protein sequence is MKLRSMWNRHLDEDLQDELRSHIELKAEELEANGIPRDEALLEAHRRFGNVTLMAESTRELHVFTGIDSIFQDLRYGLRRLRREPGFTAAVVVTLGLVIGVNGAIFSAVEAVLLRPLSYPEPDRLLQLYGTTKDSSQEGISVADLEALASAPSLAGIAAEQIQSVNLTGVEEPGRLIGGFVGSSYFGILGVTPVLGRGINAEDEKPNGPGVCVLNYAVWRDRFGSDPSVLGRSLILNNEAHTVVGILPESFRPRYTNAEAWMPVRDYPGYSRDRARTPVFALARLAPGATIEQARAELGGVMLRLAQEYPKTNRDRGVAVSALSEIAVGSRRKPLLVLSAAAACILLLGCANIAGLLLAKAAGRKQEIAIRASLGAKTGRLMRQLLTESLLLAGAGGVVGMILADFGIEMLRIYGPDLVGSTELRLNPQVLAYLAVVAIVTGILFGLAPAFNARTRATASLRQRGDTKRRRFQNALVAGQVALALMLLIGAGLMGASLRNVAAIEPGFRAERVLTMEYRLAPGKYASASRQATMQYRIVASVAAVPGVASAALVGALPFSGNANRISITLPDRPEPVAIGYNPVSPGYFRTAGIPLLKGRDFSFADGENSQAVALVNRTFADRFWPGRDVLGRQIRISTGASASTPVTIVGIVGDVKQFALIDGSEPQLYRPYAQDPYDFATLVVRTKGDPLELAKSVKQAIWAVEKEQSVWKVRTLEYLVDRSYNFLRYITWTTVSFAVLALLLAAIGLYGLLSYTVNQRTSELGIRMAVGATPADVLRLVVRDVLTLTGTGLVAGIVFALWLTRFLQSQVYGVTTTEPAIYLGVAILLLIVALVAAWFPARRAVRLDPVMALRQQ, encoded by the coding sequence ATGAAGCTGCGATCCATGTGGAACCGGCACCTGGATGAGGACCTGCAAGATGAACTGCGTTCTCATATCGAACTGAAAGCGGAGGAGCTAGAGGCGAACGGCATTCCGCGAGACGAAGCTCTTCTTGAAGCGCACCGGCGTTTCGGAAATGTGACTCTTATGGCGGAAAGCACGCGCGAACTGCACGTCTTTACCGGGATCGATAGCATTTTCCAGGACCTCCGGTACGGTCTCAGGCGGCTGCGCCGCGAGCCCGGCTTCACGGCCGCGGTGGTAGTGACTTTGGGTTTGGTCATCGGCGTCAACGGGGCGATCTTTAGCGCGGTGGAAGCCGTGCTTCTGCGCCCACTGTCCTACCCGGAACCGGATCGTCTGCTTCAACTCTACGGGACGACAAAGGATTCTAGTCAGGAGGGGATCTCAGTCGCAGATTTAGAAGCCCTGGCGTCGGCGCCTTCGCTCGCCGGCATCGCCGCGGAACAGATCCAGAGCGTGAATCTTACCGGAGTTGAGGAGCCTGGCCGGCTGATCGGCGGATTCGTCGGCAGCTCATATTTCGGAATCCTCGGCGTTACTCCGGTGTTGGGCCGCGGCATCAATGCGGAAGACGAGAAGCCGAATGGACCGGGTGTTTGCGTCCTGAATTACGCCGTATGGCGCGACCGATTCGGCTCGGACCCGAGTGTCCTCGGGCGATCCCTGATTCTGAACAACGAAGCACACACCGTAGTCGGAATCCTGCCTGAGAGTTTCAGACCGCGCTACACCAATGCCGAGGCATGGATGCCTGTGCGCGACTATCCCGGGTATTCACGGGATCGTGCCCGTACGCCGGTATTCGCGCTGGCGCGACTGGCGCCCGGCGCAACCATTGAGCAGGCGCGTGCGGAACTCGGGGGTGTCATGCTGCGGCTTGCGCAGGAATACCCGAAAACCAATCGTGACCGTGGCGTTGCCGTGAGCGCGTTGAGCGAGATCGCGGTGGGGTCTAGGCGCAAACCGTTGCTGGTCCTGAGTGCGGCCGCGGCGTGTATCCTGCTCCTGGGATGCGCTAACATCGCGGGGCTGTTGCTGGCGAAAGCAGCGGGGCGCAAACAGGAGATCGCGATTCGCGCTTCGCTGGGCGCCAAGACGGGCAGGCTGATGCGCCAACTCCTGACCGAATCTCTGTTGCTGGCCGGGGCCGGCGGCGTCGTCGGGATGATACTTGCGGATTTCGGAATTGAGATGCTTCGCATCTACGGTCCAGATCTTGTCGGATCGACGGAATTGCGCCTGAATCCACAGGTGCTGGCCTATCTTGCAGTGGTAGCGATTGTGACAGGAATTCTGTTCGGACTAGCGCCGGCATTCAACGCCCGAACACGGGCAACCGCCTCATTGCGGCAGCGGGGGGACACGAAAAGGCGCAGGTTCCAGAACGCGCTGGTCGCCGGGCAGGTAGCGTTAGCGCTGATGCTGCTGATCGGCGCAGGGCTGATGGGGGCCAGCCTGCGGAACGTGGCCGCCATTGAGCCGGGCTTCCGCGCCGAGCGGGTTCTCACGATGGAGTATCGTCTAGCGCCGGGCAAGTACGCGAGCGCAAGCCGCCAGGCCACGATGCAGTATCGCATCGTAGCCAGTGTGGCGGCGGTTCCGGGAGTTGCTTCAGCAGCCTTGGTGGGCGCCCTGCCGTTCAGCGGAAATGCAAATCGGATTTCGATCACCTTGCCCGATCGCCCGGAGCCCGTGGCGATCGGCTACAACCCCGTCTCGCCGGGGTACTTCCGGACGGCAGGTATACCGTTGCTCAAAGGGCGCGACTTCTCTTTTGCCGACGGAGAGAATTCGCAAGCGGTCGCACTGGTGAACCGGACTTTTGCCGACCGCTTCTGGCCGGGGCGAGACGTGCTTGGGCGTCAGATCAGAATATCCACAGGCGCATCAGCTTCCACTCCCGTAACAATCGTTGGTATCGTCGGCGACGTGAAACAGTTCGCTCTCATCGACGGTAGCGAACCACAGTTGTACAGGCCGTATGCGCAGGATCCGTACGACTTTGCGACGCTGGTCGTGCGTACGAAGGGCGACCCTCTGGAACTGGCGAAAAGCGTCAAGCAGGCCATCTGGGCTGTCGAGAAAGAGCAGTCTGTGTGGAAGGTTCGGACGCTCGAGTACCTGGTTGACCGTTCCTACAACTTCCTCCGGTATATCACTTGGACGACGGTTTCTTTCGCCGTGCTGGCGCTGCTGCTGGCTGCCATCGGGCTGTATGGACTTCTTTCGTACACCGTGAATCAGCGCACATCCGAGTTGGGCATCCGCATGGCGGTGGGCGCTACCCCAGCCGATGTACTGCGGTTGGTGGTCCGGGACGTGCTCACTTTGACCGGTACCGGACTTGTTGCTGGGATCGTTTTCGCTCTGTGGCTGACACGGTTCCTACAGTCGCAGGTGTATGGCGTCACGACGACGGAACCTGCGATTTATCTCGGCGTCGCGATTCTACTGTTGATCGTTGCGTTGGTGGCGGCGTGGTTTCCGGCGCGACGCGCAGTGCGGCTGGACCCGGTCATGGCCTTGCGGCAGCAATAG
- a CDS encoding right-handed parallel beta-helix repeat-containing protein, which translates to MRLNDTSRALFAALFLVANCTGLMAQDGIRRLIANPTTIDQPGSYILRSNLRYGPASGPAILVQADGVSLDLNGFEIQGPGGKQGTAIMVDGAHGVSISNGSLSDNWFGVVVQNSGNVTIKNLRIRAQGLVIAELPPETGIMVVESRNVVVEDNAIFNTGLGIFVRGGMSGGNRLSNNTVTAGTNGLLGICYNPAPNDPESPKSDIVSGNLVSGFTTGMSFKGTSAFNVIRNNVIQYGTTGIEQLSTKNTEEGNTVVKMQ; encoded by the coding sequence ATGCGCCTTAACGACACCAGCCGCGCTCTGTTCGCGGCCCTGTTCCTGGTGGCGAATTGCACCGGTTTGATGGCCCAGGACGGCATCCGGCGATTGATAGCAAACCCAACGACCATCGATCAACCCGGCTCCTACATATTGCGATCCAACCTCCGGTACGGCCCGGCCAGCGGTCCGGCAATTCTGGTCCAGGCAGACGGCGTTTCGCTGGACCTGAACGGGTTTGAAATCCAGGGGCCCGGCGGTAAACAGGGTACTGCCATCATGGTGGATGGCGCCCACGGCGTCAGCATCTCGAACGGCTCATTGTCCGACAACTGGTTTGGCGTGGTGGTTCAGAATTCGGGGAATGTGACGATCAAGAATCTCAGGATCCGGGCTCAGGGATTGGTGATCGCCGAACTGCCGCCCGAAACCGGGATCATGGTGGTGGAGTCCCGCAATGTGGTGGTGGAAGACAACGCCATCTTCAACACTGGATTGGGGATCTTCGTGCGCGGAGGCATGAGCGGCGGCAACCGCCTATCCAACAACACCGTCACGGCCGGCACGAACGGTCTGCTGGGCATTTGTTACAACCCGGCGCCCAACGATCCCGAGAGCCCGAAGAGTGACATCGTCTCCGGCAATCTGGTCTCCGGCTTCACCACAGGTATGTCCTTCAAGGGGACCTCGGCGTTCAACGTCATTCGAAACAATGTGATCCAGTATGGGACTACTGGCATCGAGCAGCTCAGCACCAAGAACACAGAGGAAGGCAACACCGTCGTCAAAATGCAGTAG
- a CDS encoding cyclase family protein — protein sequence MKELLELLKQARVIDLAQSWFVGMPHWPTHPPFAMAMTKEHGDYVLPGGVSAAAELIALGTHVGTHIDGLGHFSCNGLLFQGKSPSQVGIDQVAPIIRRGVLLDVAGYREMAEDEGIGPDELERAARCEIEEGDVVLIRTGWGRQWNNARAFVNEQRQPGITLEGAKWLSSKSIFAAGADNVALERVPSPRMEVHMHLLVESGIHIIECLNLEQLAQKGVPHGSADRQSVGSRAANRDWEGAGTGCERVFNGVAEFLFLAAPLKIVGATGSPLRPFAIVEE from the coding sequence ATGAAGGAATTACTGGAGCTGCTCAAGCAGGCGCGGGTCATTGACCTCGCGCAGTCGTGGTTTGTGGGCATGCCGCACTGGCCCACGCACCCGCCCTTCGCGATGGCGATGACCAAGGAGCACGGCGATTACGTTCTACCTGGCGGAGTTTCAGCGGCGGCCGAACTGATTGCGCTCGGGACCCATGTGGGGACCCACATCGATGGGTTGGGCCACTTCTCCTGCAATGGCTTGCTCTTCCAAGGCAAGTCGCCCAGCCAGGTCGGCATCGACCAGGTCGCCCCCATCATCCGGCGTGGCGTCCTGCTGGATGTGGCGGGATACCGGGAGATGGCGGAGGATGAAGGCATTGGCCCCGACGAATTGGAGCGGGCCGCGCGTTGCGAGATCGAAGAGGGTGACGTCGTATTGATCCGCACAGGCTGGGGCCGCCAGTGGAACAACGCGCGGGCCTTCGTCAACGAGCAGCGCCAGCCAGGGATCACGCTGGAAGGCGCAAAGTGGCTGTCGTCGAAGAGCATCTTCGCGGCCGGCGCGGACAATGTTGCCTTGGAGCGGGTTCCATCGCCGCGCATGGAAGTCCACATGCACCTGCTGGTGGAGAGCGGGATCCACATCATTGAGTGCCTGAACCTGGAGCAACTCGCCCAGAAGGGAGTCCCGCATGGCTCTGCGGACCGCCAAAGTGTAGGAAGCCGCGCTGCGAACCGCGACTGGGAAGGAGCGGGCACCGGTTGCGAACGCGTCTTCAACGGTGTGGCGGAGTTCCTGTTTCTGGCGGCTCCGCTAAAAATTGTAGGGGCGACCGGTTCGCCGCTGCGGCCGTTCGCAATCGTGGAGGAGTAA
- a CDS encoding SDR family oxidoreductase, with product MAQEFQGKTALVTGASRGIGAATAIALATAGCARVLLHYASGIEGARATAKAVESAGAQAVLLHGELSHEDGIAAFVESLQPYIPTIDFLINNAGSLLKRAKLADMDLPTYNQVMDLNAKSVWFITQAVAPGMIARGSGVIVNLSSIAARNGGGLGATIYSAAKAAVAAMTKGLAKELAPAGIRVNALSPGTVDNDFHARFSTREILDGVVKMTPQGRLSTNEDMAEVIVFLCSNAARNVVGQTIEVNGGAFMV from the coding sequence ATGGCGCAAGAATTTCAAGGCAAGACGGCGCTGGTGACCGGCGCATCCAGGGGGATCGGGGCGGCGACAGCTATCGCGTTGGCGACGGCGGGCTGCGCGCGTGTGCTGTTGCACTATGCCAGTGGAATCGAGGGTGCGCGTGCGACGGCAAAAGCTGTGGAATCGGCCGGAGCACAAGCAGTGCTGCTGCATGGCGAGCTGTCGCACGAGGACGGGATTGCGGCATTTGTGGAATCGCTGCAGCCCTATATCCCTACGATCGATTTTCTGATCAACAATGCCGGCTCGCTGCTAAAGAGGGCAAAGCTGGCGGATATGGACTTGCCAACCTACAACCAAGTGATGGACCTGAACGCAAAGAGTGTCTGGTTCATCACGCAGGCCGTGGCTCCGGGGATGATTGCCCGCGGTTCGGGTGTGATCGTGAACCTGAGTTCGATTGCGGCCCGGAACGGCGGCGGCCTGGGCGCAACCATCTACTCGGCGGCGAAGGCGGCGGTGGCGGCCATGACGAAGGGATTGGCGAAGGAACTGGCTCCGGCGGGGATCCGCGTGAACGCGCTAAGTCCGGGCACGGTGGACAACGACTTTCACGCCCGGTTTTCGACCCGTGAGATTTTAGATGGCGTAGTGAAGATGACGCCGCAAGGGCGATTGTCGACGAACGAGGACATGGCCGAAGTGATTGTCTTCCTGTGCTCGAACGCGGCCCGGAATGTGGTCGGGCAGACCATCGAAGTGAACGGCGGGGCGTTCATGGTGTAG
- a CDS encoding Hsp70 family protein yields the protein MRLGIDFGTTRIVVAAVDRGNYPVAAFECPDGASREWIPPLIAVRGETRLYGWDAWAAQGTDGVLLIRSIKRVLADAGPETRIDLGTHHLPMNQLLAELLGYVRELLLHHSSLPIRDGEPLEVMLGVPANANSNQRFLTAEGFRQAGFTVAGLLNEPSAASIEYAHRLAADDSKAPERVLVYDLGGGTFDVSLVLKEDRSHTVAATEGIPTLGGDDFDEILAELALEKSGYALSELSGHEEFLLLEECREKKESLHPNTRRLIVDLDRVREGWPQVAVPVNEFFDRCQPLVQETLHATHDLLQRVPEGESVSLYITGGASELPLIGRQLREEFGRRVKRSAYTRSATAIGLAIQADAQSVYQLRERFTRFFGVWRESEAGRVMVFDPLFERGLELPGPGEPPLERVRRYSPVHNVGHFRYLECSSRGPQSEPTGDITAWDEIRFPFDPALAELDDLTGVPVAHGGGEALQMIEEQYTADASGAVLVRISNLTAGYERKYRLGRWAADERPVQQVKSRKRAARKG from the coding sequence ATGCGGCTCGGCATCGATTTCGGCACGACGCGAATCGTGGTAGCAGCAGTAGACCGGGGCAACTACCCCGTGGCTGCCTTCGAATGCCCGGACGGAGCTTCGCGCGAGTGGATTCCGCCGCTCATTGCGGTGCGTGGCGAGACTCGCCTCTACGGCTGGGATGCCTGGGCGGCCCAGGGCACCGACGGGGTCCTGCTGATCCGCAGCATCAAGCGCGTACTGGCCGATGCCGGTCCGGAAACTCGAATCGACCTCGGCACGCACCACCTGCCCATGAACCAGTTGCTGGCGGAGCTCCTCGGCTATGTGCGCGAGCTGCTGCTCCACCACTCGTCGCTTCCGATCCGCGACGGTGAACCGCTGGAAGTGATGCTGGGCGTGCCGGCCAACGCCAATTCCAACCAGCGCTTTCTTACCGCGGAGGGCTTCCGCCAGGCCGGTTTCACCGTCGCCGGGCTACTGAACGAACCCTCGGCGGCCAGCATCGAATACGCCCACCGGTTGGCCGCGGACGACTCCAAGGCACCCGAGCGCGTCCTCGTCTACGATCTCGGCGGCGGCACCTTCGACGTCTCTCTTGTCCTGAAAGAAGACCGCAGCCACACGGTGGCAGCCACGGAGGGCATCCCCACCCTCGGCGGCGACGACTTCGACGAGATCCTGGCTGAGTTGGCGCTGGAGAAGTCTGGCTACGCTCTCTCCGAGCTGAGTGGCCACGAGGAGTTCCTGCTGCTGGAGGAGTGCCGGGAGAAGAAGGAGTCGCTGCACCCGAACACGCGCCGCCTGATCGTGGACCTCGACAGAGTGCGCGAAGGCTGGCCTCAGGTAGCCGTTCCCGTAAATGAGTTTTTCGACCGCTGCCAGCCACTAGTGCAGGAGACGCTGCACGCCACCCACGACCTGCTACAGCGTGTCCCCGAAGGCGAATCGGTCTCGCTCTACATCACCGGCGGAGCCAGCGAGCTGCCCTTGATCGGCCGGCAGTTGCGTGAGGAATTCGGCCGGCGGGTGAAGCGCTCGGCCTACACACGTTCCGCCACGGCGATCGGTCTGGCCATTCAGGCCGATGCCCAGTCTGTCTACCAGCTACGCGAGCGATTCACGCGATTCTTCGGCGTGTGGCGCGAAAGTGAAGCAGGACGTGTGATGGTCTTCGACCCACTCTTCGAACGCGGCTTGGAGTTGCCAGGACCAGGCGAGCCGCCGCTGGAACGTGTGCGCCGATACTCTCCCGTTCACAACGTAGGTCATTTCCGGTATCTGGAATGCTCGAGCCGCGGACCCCAATCCGAGCCCACGGGCGACATCACCGCCTGGGATGAGATCCGGTTTCCCTTCGATCCCGCATTGGCGGAGCTCGACGACCTGACCGGCGTGCCAGTCGCACATGGCGGCGGGGAAGCGCTCCAGATGATCGAGGAGCAGTACACGGCCGATGCAAGCGGCGCCGTACTCGTGCGGATCTCCAACCTGACCGCCGGATATGAGCGAAAATACCGGCTGGGCCGGTGGGCGGCGGATGAGAGACCGGTACAACAGGTGAAATCCAGGAAGAGGGCGGCGCGCAAGGGATGA
- a CDS encoding PadR family transcriptional regulator, translating to MPRPLRSENLQGTLDLLVLKTLAARGALHGYAISTHIQQVSDDFLRVEEGSLYPALHRIEGLGWISSEWSTSSTNRRVKLYSLTAAGRRQLEIEQRRWDELTLAVRKVLECYG from the coding sequence ATGCCTAGACCTCTAAGAAGCGAGAACCTGCAGGGTACGCTCGATCTTCTGGTGCTCAAAACTCTCGCGGCGCGTGGTGCCCTGCATGGTTATGCCATCTCGACACACATACAGCAGGTATCGGACGATTTTCTACGGGTAGAGGAAGGATCGCTCTATCCGGCGCTGCATCGCATTGAGGGATTGGGGTGGATCTCCTCGGAGTGGAGCACGTCGTCGACAAACCGGCGAGTCAAGTTGTACAGCCTCACGGCGGCGGGGCGGCGCCAGCTTGAGATCGAGCAGAGGCGCTGGGATGAACTGACCCTAGCAGTGCGAAAGGTGCTGGAATGCTACGGATGA
- a CDS encoding bifunctional precorrin-2 dehydrogenase/sirohydrochlorin ferrochelatase: MYPIILDVKGKLCLVLGSGREADEKSAALAGAGAEVHRRERFEDADFDGYFAVISAGPDRSMNAAIFAEAERRGILVCCVDDPPHCRFTFASIVRQGDLVIAISTGGACPALAVRIREKLERELGPEYAEFLKLARRLRGRLAETVPDFQERRRLWYALVDSEILAHYRSGDEEAVNRDLTSILPPDALT, encoded by the coding sequence ATGTATCCCATCATTCTGGACGTCAAAGGTAAGCTTTGCCTCGTCCTGGGGTCGGGCCGGGAAGCGGACGAGAAGTCCGCCGCCCTGGCCGGGGCGGGTGCGGAGGTTCACCGGCGGGAGCGATTCGAAGACGCGGATTTTGACGGCTACTTTGCGGTCATTTCGGCCGGTCCAGACCGCTCCATGAACGCCGCGATCTTCGCCGAAGCGGAACGGCGCGGAATCCTCGTCTGCTGCGTAGATGACCCACCCCATTGCCGGTTCACCTTTGCCAGCATCGTTCGCCAAGGCGATCTCGTCATCGCCATCTCCACCGGCGGCGCCTGCCCAGCTCTGGCGGTCAGAATCCGGGAGAAGTTGGAGCGCGAACTTGGCCCGGAGTATGCTGAGTTCCTCAAGCTGGCTCGGCGGTTGCGCGGCCGTCTGGCCGAGACCGTGCCCGACTTTCAGGAGCGCCGGAGGCTCTGGTATGCGCTGGTCGACTCCGAGATCCTGGCCCATTACCGCAGCGGCGACGAAGAAGCGGTGAACCGCGATCTCACGTCAATTCTCCCGCCGGACGCGCTAACCTAA
- a CDS encoding sigma-70 family RNA polymerase sigma factor, which translates to MDSISANPVVPPAEQALVTGLLRHDRKAAAELLHLHADAIYTYLFFRLTPRTTMLDDLFQEVFVSAWQGLDQFRAEASLKSWLLGIARHKVEDYYRSCLRKVTAVDDLDDEDEPAAAPLFDESIDSQRRRDLVQQVLQELPEPYRVALLWRYWERCSAREMAEMTGKTEKAVERLLARARASFKERWNRAGS; encoded by the coding sequence TTGGATTCCATATCGGCCAATCCGGTTGTGCCGCCCGCTGAACAGGCTCTGGTCACCGGGCTGCTGCGCCACGATCGGAAGGCTGCGGCGGAACTCCTGCACCTGCATGCGGATGCGATCTATACCTACCTGTTCTTTCGACTGACGCCGCGCACCACCATGCTGGACGATCTTTTCCAGGAGGTCTTTGTCTCCGCCTGGCAGGGGCTGGACCAGTTCCGTGCGGAAGCGTCGCTGAAGAGCTGGTTGCTGGGCATTGCCAGGCATAAGGTGGAAGACTACTATCGCTCCTGTTTGCGGAAGGTTACGGCCGTTGACGATTTGGATGATGAAGACGAGCCGGCGGCTGCCCCGCTGTTCGACGAGTCGATCGATTCGCAGCGCCGGCGCGACCTGGTGCAGCAGGTCCTCCAGGAATTGCCTGAACCCTACCGAGTCGCCTTGTTGTGGCGCTATTGGGAGCGCTGTTCGGCCCGGGAGATGGCCGAGATGACCGGAAAGACCGAGAAGGCGGTGGAACGGCTGCTGGCGCGCGCCAGAGCGAGCTTCAAAGAGAGGTGGAACCGTGCCGGGTCCTGA
- a CDS encoding antibiotic biosynthesis monooxygenase, whose protein sequence is MSRALTLRASLLMLSLSYPCSRSAAQEPTQARVVRLAELEIDQTQIENYKAALREEIATSIRLEPGILTLYAVALKENPTQVRIFETYADVAAYRAHLETSHFKRYKAATQGMVKSLKLLETDPIMLGAKGQ, encoded by the coding sequence GTGAGCCGAGCCCTAACCCTCCGAGCGTCGCTGCTGATGCTCTCTCTTTCTTACCCGTGCTCTCGCTCCGCTGCCCAGGAACCCACGCAAGCCCGCGTCGTACGGCTGGCGGAACTGGAGATCGACCAGACCCAAATAGAGAACTACAAAGCCGCCCTGCGAGAAGAGATCGCGACCTCTATTCGGCTTGAGCCGGGCATTTTGACCCTCTACGCGGTAGCCCTCAAAGAGAACCCCACGCAAGTCAGGATTTTTGAGACATACGCCGACGTGGCCGCGTACAGAGCGCACCTGGAGACCTCTCATTTCAAGCGGTACAAAGCCGCCACACAGGGCATGGTGAAGTCCCTCAAGCTTCTCGAAACTGACCCGATTATGCTCGGCGCGAAAGGCCAGTGA
- the cax gene encoding calcium/proton exchanger, with translation MKIRFSLDWFLVFVPVTVGLEYLRPTDHVTIFVCACLAILPLAGWLGHATEHLAAHTGEGVGGLLNATFGNAAELIIAMAALEKGLHDVVKASLTGSIIGNILLVAGASTFAGGLKYRIQRFQATAARTQSTLLTLAGISLVVPAMFHHLAGAKGIAKEGGLSVEISVVLLLIYTGHLIFSLVTHKQLFKGLPTSEETESRHDHHPGWSVGKSVGVLAVATAFIAWMSEILVGSVEQAAHTFGMTSVFVGVIVVAIIGNAAEHSTAILMAMKNRMDLSLSIAIGSSIQVALFVAPILVLASQFVGPRPMDLVFSPAEVLAVVLSVVIVGEIASDGESNWLEGAMLLAVYVILGISFYFLPEMGSHEGITGAAQAGAGH, from the coding sequence ATGAAGATCAGGTTTTCGTTGGATTGGTTTCTGGTCTTCGTACCAGTGACCGTGGGACTGGAGTATCTGCGCCCCACCGATCACGTCACGATTTTCGTGTGTGCGTGTCTCGCCATCCTGCCACTGGCGGGCTGGCTGGGCCACGCCACCGAGCATCTCGCCGCGCATACCGGTGAAGGCGTCGGCGGCTTGTTGAACGCCACCTTCGGGAATGCCGCGGAGCTGATCATCGCCATGGCCGCTCTGGAGAAAGGGCTGCACGACGTGGTGAAGGCGTCGTTGACAGGCTCGATCATCGGCAACATCCTGCTGGTAGCCGGAGCATCAACATTCGCCGGCGGCCTGAAATACCGCATCCAGCGCTTCCAGGCAACGGCGGCACGAACCCAGTCGACACTGCTGACCCTGGCCGGCATTTCGCTGGTTGTCCCTGCGATGTTCCACCATCTGGCCGGAGCCAAGGGCATCGCGAAAGAGGGCGGCCTCAGCGTGGAGATCAGCGTCGTGCTGCTGCTGATCTACACAGGCCACCTGATCTTTTCCCTCGTCACCCACAAGCAGCTGTTCAAAGGCCTGCCGACCAGCGAGGAGACCGAATCCCGGCACGACCATCATCCGGGCTGGAGCGTGGGCAAGTCGGTGGGCGTACTGGCCGTGGCCACCGCCTTCATCGCCTGGATGAGCGAAATCCTGGTGGGCAGTGTGGAGCAGGCCGCCCACACCTTCGGCATGACCAGTGTCTTTGTCGGCGTCATCGTGGTGGCCATCATCGGCAATGCGGCCGAGCACTCCACCGCAATCCTGATGGCCATGAAGAACCGCATGGACCTGAGCCTGTCGATTGCCATCGGGTCCAGCATTCAGGTGGCGCTGTTCGTGGCCCCTATCCTAGTCCTGGCCAGCCAGTTTGTCGGTCCGCGTCCAATGGACCTCGTCTTCTCCCCTGCCGAGGTTCTGGCTGTGGTACTGTCCGTGGTGATTGTAGGCGAGATCGCTAGCGACGGAGAGTCGAACTGGCTGGAAGGCGCGATGCTGTTGGCGGTGTACGTTATTTTGGGCATTTCGTTCTACTTCCTGCCGGAGATGGGGAGTCATGAAGGAATTACTGGAGCTGCTCAAGCAGGCGCGGGTCATTGA
- a CDS encoding outer membrane beta-barrel protein, with translation MRLSMFVCLALGCGVLSAQPRVFVGGMAGVAAVSADGRTLQTNTDYAVSSYKPESGPAASGFAGYHFNNWFSLQGLYFWQRNDLTFDALRPSGRYEQKRGSSQHAAFADFLIYFRPRTSRLRPWLATGGGFVRLASDLRSNILQEGDLPLPPDQFSATKPAIRSSVGIDVSLRNGWALRYSFGETISRNPLSKQLLPPGERNLASFQNLVGLMKSF, from the coding sequence ATGCGATTGAGTATGTTTGTCTGTCTCGCTTTGGGGTGTGGCGTTTTGTCGGCTCAACCGAGGGTCTTCGTGGGAGGAATGGCGGGGGTGGCCGCAGTCTCCGCCGACGGACGAACCTTGCAGACCAATACCGACTACGCGGTGTCGTCCTACAAGCCGGAAAGCGGACCAGCAGCCTCGGGCTTCGCGGGCTACCACTTCAACAACTGGTTCTCGCTGCAGGGCCTCTACTTCTGGCAGCGCAACGACCTGACGTTCGACGCGCTGCGGCCCAGCGGGCGCTACGAGCAGAAGCGCGGCAGTTCTCAACACGCGGCATTTGCCGACTTCCTGATCTACTTCCGGCCGCGGACGAGCCGTTTGCGGCCTTGGCTGGCCACCGGCGGCGGATTTGTTCGTCTGGCCAGTGACCTGCGCTCCAACATCCTGCAGGAAGGAGACCTCCCGCTACCGCCCGATCAGTTCTCGGCCACCAAACCGGCCATACGGTCGTCGGTGGGAATCGATGTTTCTCTCCGCAATGGCTGGGCGCTGCGCTACTCGTTCGGCGAGACAATCAGCCGCAACCCATTGAGCAAACAGCTCTTGCCTCCCGGCGAGCGAAACCTGGCCAGCTTCCAGAATCTCGTTGGACTGATGAAGTCATTCTGA